In the Populus nigra chromosome 2, ddPopNigr1.1, whole genome shotgun sequence genome, TGCATTTTAGTTGTcacaagagaaagaaaaaagaaaaaacataaacaattgaTCATTACTGGCAATCTAACCATGATATGTCTACACGTGTCTTTGTGCATTTATCTAGAAAGTGGATGGTTAGAATTTAATCACCAAGTATCTCACGCGTCATTTTAACGGCGTAGATATCACACACATGCTGAACGTGTGGTTCACACGTTAgaagttttttcaaataaaaaatagaaaaaacagtATGGGAATTTCATTGTGGTAAATTTTGTGCACTAAAACACCCTCCATAATTCTTCTAATTACATATTATatacacataattttttttttattgtcacaaTCCACGGTGATCTATGCCTACAGTTACAGTAAATTTCTCAaaccatttaactttttaaaaataatatttagtgcACTCACAAACatattatcaataattttctttccaGTATTCATGTAACTTTTTGAAACAAGTCCACCTCTACTCATCTGGCATCAAGGGAGAAAATATCCACTGTAGCGCGTCGGTGCAGCCAACAACATTATTTCTCAGGACCCTTTTGGTAAGATAAATTACAATCACAGTGATATCATCCTGAAAATGCCACCGCAttccctttttaattttctttgcgTCATCATACGTATCTCATCTCTCTTCTACTTGCAGCCTCCTAAATAGCAACTCTCGGAAGGCGGAACCGCCCAAGGAATTGTCAAGTACAAGCAACTCCATCCAATTAAACATCGTTTGCTAAggacattttttaaatattatttttaatgttaatttaagGAGGAATTATGGTAGCAAATCAATGATTATTGTGTTTGGCAGCGTGGTTGTGGGtgtttttcaaatagcttttcgtgccgaaatgtatgccaatgatgtttttttagtttttaaaaattatttttgatatcagcacatcaaaacgatccaaaaagtacaaactgtacttaattttaacaaaaaaaaatttcaaattttttagaaatgcagccgcagccgcgttcccaaacgctgCCGATATCTCACATGTttacttttgatatttttttagcaattaaattctattttgaattcaaatcaacacccttaaaataaattcaaactaaaatattaatttaaccatctttatatatatattttttattctgaaaCAATAGCTAatcatgatataattaattatatgattagAAAAACAGGACTACTTGcttatataatttaactagTATTTATTATAAACAATGGGAATGGCTGAAATTATAGACTATGATTATCTCAATGAATGCTCAAGTCACAATGATTGCGGCTGGTTTTTAGATGAAACCAATCAAGCCATTAAAAGTCACAACCCAAAAACTtcgaaaaaagtaattaattaaacatttttttgagCATTATCCATCAAGACTCGAAGACaggcaattaattaattaattaattatcctaatCATGAAGTCATTCACATCCTGTCGTGGCATCTATATGTTTTCTTGCACTTTATTCAGCAAAGGTCGCATGTTAATTCCGCTGTTCTGCCTTAGAAAATGCCGATGATTAGTCAGTTGATTACGTGCTTAATTATAAGCTCTTTCAGTCTAGTTGTTTAAAGGAAACGGTCGAGGTAATATCATCGTTGACATCAAGTGACGGTTGGAGCTGGTGTGTTTGAAATTCGgtaatcattttaaaatgtttttttttaaatacattaaaataaaatttaaaatttcagccaCCGTGTTTCCAAACACATCATAGCCAACAGCCTTCAGTTTACTGGCTGTGGGTGCGGCTCTGCTGCTGCAGGTAGAACCATCAAGGTCGAAGATTAGATGCTGCGTTCCATTATTACTGGAGATGGCAAGAACTGTTGTATACCCTGACAACTTTTACAGTCaggcatgttatttttttttttatatataaataaatatgtaaactCTCAAAGTTCATCATTTTAATGCTGACGTGACAAATGATGTCACTGATGAAAAaagtagaaagaaaaaacaaagagaaagggGGGACATTTCGATTTCATGGTTAGTTTAGGCAAGTTGATTTTTGATTATTTCTTATATATCCTGTCAAAAAatcaagtggaaaaaaaaaagaacaaggggGAGCTCTTCTGAATTCTAGttagattatttaattaattgttttttatatgaaaggtaaataagtatttttaaaaatgttttctttgtcACCAACACCACATCATCAATCACTTGTCACATTATCATTTAAATCCATGTCACACATATCACCTCAACGCTATAATAACACCagcaacaattattattattattattattgctattgCTATTGCTATTATTATGGTCGGTAGAATAACAAGTGATGAAAGGAAAACAGTACATGAGAATGCTACTGAAATtgtatttcatgaaaaattgatttttttagattatttttgtgtgctaatatcaataatatttaaaaaataaaaaattattttaatgtatttttaaataaaaaacattttaaaccgtAACTACTACCATACTTCAAAACATCTCGAAATAACCTCATTTCAAATTTAACAAGAATATCTGtcgattttaaaaatcaaaataaatctctttctttgcttttcaaTAACATCTCTATTCCCTGCACGGGGATCTCCTGGGCTGTATAATGTAAATCAATGTTGGACCTAGTCCATTTTCTTACATTAGTTTTGAGGCCCAATATTACCCACGGCGGGCTTACGTTTCGAGGACTCTATATGATTTCCATGGTCAACATTATGTGTTGTGTGTTATCGACCGACCCGGCCCCAGACCTAAATTTCCTAACAATTATCCTCTGAGGTGGCAAATGGGTGGGGTATGGGTTGGGTCAAAATGGGTGTTAATTGTGTTTTACCCATGATTCATTTatcatctatttattttttaaatggataaTCATACCCACTTAATTAGTTAAATCCACTCAAGTCTTACATCGATCTATTTAAATAAGGGGTCTTGttgtttatcaatttaatattctgagataaaattaaaaaaaatatattaataactaaattataatttaaaaaattacaaggacTAAAAACCTTTCTAATAAGGATTGATTTGTCACAAATAAAATTCCatgagtaaaataaaaaactttataggACTAAAATGAATATTCTCAAAATTTCCAGGTTTGAAGGAAGGAAAATTACAACTGAGAAGGACAAGGGAGATATTTCCGGTCCTCCCCTTACATCCTCAAGTTCTTACCCGTAATGCAagacaaataaaataagagtcATCCACTCCTCTCCCCTCTTGATAGATACACCTAACCAGAAGAGTTCAacatttaatgaatattttgagagtttattttataaagtattttttaattaataatatattaaaataatatatattttttatcttcaatatcaatatattaaaataattttaaaaaacataaaaaaataaaaaatatagttaaatcaCGGCACCAAATACTTCATTAAAccagtttaaaaatattttttcatataagatttattttttattttttaaaatttatttttaatattagtatattaaaacaattaaaaaacatataaaacatatttttcctAGAATTCCACAATGCCAAGTTCtacaatatatattattctgtTTGAGAATCCGTTttcataaaaatacaatataactGTGTTTTCCATCCAAAAGTATTAGATCACCTGTAGTTCCTAAATGAATACTAAGTAtgtatttggtagtgtaatagtggttgctttttaaataattttttatgttaaaatatatgttaataattttttttattttttaaaaattatttttaatatcagcatatcaaaataatttaaaacatataaattatattaaattttttttttaattttttaaaaaacacgatgCACACATTCTAAAAAATAGACTCCTTGCACAGGTGGACTGTACATACAAGGAGAGCTAGTTCACAAAATCGAGCAACCTGCCCTGCTCAGGACGACACTTGATCGCCTTCTGAATGAACGTCGTTTGTTGATGATTGATGGTCGTCCATTCTAGCCTTTACGATATCGTTTTCAGTCTTTGGTCTTTTAGCTCGGGCTACGGGGCATTGCACGTCCCTCTCCCTTAATTGGATCTGAGCACCTTCCCCCACCCTTTcccacgaaaaaaaaaagaagaagcaaaaagactttctatcaatttctttttttattgacttgaaaaaaaaatctatacgGTGTATGGCTTGGTTCAGTGGCCGAGTTATTAGCTGCTGTTTGGTTAATTTACAtgttatttaatcaattattttatattaaatgagatcgttttatttttaaaatatttttagaaggtGATCCAATCATGTCTTACTCAAGTTAATTGAATCAACTATGATACAGTTCAACCAACCAGATAAGTCAATTATGTCACTGTTCAATCAGCCACATAATCTCATATTTAATTGggttaatattataatatgaaacttttatttaattttatttgttgattttttctttccaaaccTATAATACAGTCTCACGTATTAAGTTAAtgttttaatatgaaatttttatttaatttattttttaattattgtgttGATATTTTTACCCTAACAAGGTTacataagataatttttatataatttaatttaaaatataggttaacaaaataattagattGGAATTTTTCAAACTTAAATAATTATACTAAATTTTAGgacaatgtaattttttttattacaatctaaatattattttgttatgtaCAATTGTTTTAATCCAAACCGAAAACAATAAGTAAactagtttaaataaaaaaaaattaaaaaaggaaagaagtctCTTCAAGAATGACATCTCCTTAAAACTACTCCTATCAACAAATACATATGAAAATaacgataaaaataaaatgacaggTAAACATTTTGAGTCCAGCGACAAATTAGTTAAGCATtaaagagaggaaaagaggGGGCGGGTTCCTCTGACTTTTCAATCTCCCCCTCTGAAAAAGAAATCTTCCTCCTTCGCTTTCTCTCTCAGCCACTCACTTGCCACTCCACTACCGTGTTTCTTTGCCGTGTCACTATTGTTTCTCTCTGTTCGCTGATCGTCAATCTTCACAAAGGAAGGATGTCAAATTTTTCCAATCAGATCAGAGCGTCTTCGTCTCTGATCAAACGGCTCAAACACAGAATGACGAATCCGGCGGCCCTGATGCAGGCTACTAGACATTTCACTACATTGGAGGGCCACCGTCCTACCATTGTTCACAAACGGAGCCTTGATATTCTTCACGATCCCTGGTTCAACAAggtattatcattaataattcaataattatttttcactcTTCCTTCCTTTCTAATCTCAATTTTggtaacctttttttattttaattttatgaagggGACAGCGTTTTCTATGACAGAACGCGACCGTCTCGATCTACGGGGACTTCTCCCTCCCAATGTTATGACTTCTGAACAGCAAATTCAACGCTTCggtatgttttcttttctaattttgagctgatctgagttttttttttatttgaagcagaATATTAAGCGAATACTTCTTTTGATAAATGACAGCGGCTGACCTGAAGAGGCTTGAAGTGCAGGCAAGAGACGGACCATCTGATCCATATGCGCTGGCTAAGTGGCGGATACTTAATCGATTACATGATAGGAATGAGACTATGTACTACCAGGtgatttactctttttttttccttcttattttacatttgagttattttaattaagttttttgagttttttttaaaataaaatgtttaggaGTGATTGGTAGTTTATACACTTTTGATTTGGCACTGCTAATCGTGGATTGAATTTCTTCTGCTTTAGCTCATTTATCTGCTTCATGCTTTGGACTCTGAATTCTCAGTAGCTATGAATGTTCAATGTTTAAGTTCCATTTCATGCTCTTTGTTCCTATGTCGAAACCTGACTTCTGGCCATGTCACACCGATTACGAGTTATACCAGCAGCAGAATTTTGTGACAACGTCTGTTTTTGTGGTTGCTGGTTGATGACTAGCCATAAAACCTGTTAACAATGCTtgttagagaaaaaaagagaaagatttaTTGTAAAAGGTTGGATGTGCACATAGATGTTTTCATTTTGCTAAAACTCTGGGGGGAAATCCCTTCTGCTTATGCAAAAGTCCCCCTGCTCTTCATCTTTGTACTCTCTCTTTCATTGTCATTCCCCTGGCAACTGGTTTGCACACAGTGAGACATCCCATCCCAATACGATGTTAGTTGGTTGACAGCCTTGGTTTAAGAGGTGTCtgtttgtttgttgaatatCAATTGGTCTTCCTCTCCATCATCCATGTAATTAGCTAGGGATTCTACTAGAAATCATTTCTCTGCTATGCTCTATCAGATACTCTAATTTTTCGTGTATTCCTTTTGCAATTCATCAGAGGATGAAGGCTGAAATATAGCTTGTACATCACACTGTTTTGGGCAGCCAATGACATTATGCACCCTAACCTCTTAGGCTTCTTTATTTTGTCCATGATATACCAGGTTATAATACTGTTTCTGAATTTGACAGGTTCTAATTGCCAATATTGAGGAATATGCACCCATAGTTTATACCCCAACTGTTGGTCTTGTTTGCCAAAATTACAGTGGTTTGTTTAGAAGACCAAGGGGAATGTATTTCAGTGCTGAAGACCGTGGAGAAATGATGTCCATGGTGTATAACTGGCCAGCTGAGCAGGTATCTTGCTTTTATCAGTTATGCATTTAACAATGGACTTCTTTGTGTCTTGGATTATTATTCCATTGGGATGATGAGAGTAAGGAGGGGTAGAGGGAATATAAACAGAAAAGAAGATGGAAGGGTTGTGTTATAACCGCATGATTGTCATGCCAGGGCCATCAGGATGGCTTGATGAAGTATACGCAGGACCTTAGACTTTAGAACATCAATTGCAGATTTTATTTACTCTTCCTTTTGTTCTCAATGACTACAGGTTGACATGATTGTTGTTACGGATGGAAGCAGGATATTGGGTCTTGGAGATCTTGGAGTTCAGGGAATTGGTATTGCTATTGGGAAGCTAGATTTGTATGTTGCTGCTGCTGGGATAAATCCTCAAAGGGTATATTCTTGTTTACATGTCTCTATTGAATAAACATTTTTTACCTGTTTGTATGATAAATTTTCCAGAAAAGCAGTAAATATGTTTCATCCATATATCATCTGTGTTCCCAATACCAAACTGATAATCTTTTGATCATGCCCGCCATCTAATAAACCGTCTTTACACCTGAGTCTGGAACAGAAAATTCTTGGACATAGCTATTAAAGTATAGATGGAACTTGTATGAGATAGCAAATCTTTAACCTGAAGTTGTGCCAAATTGATGACACAAGTTTTCATCACAGCATGCAGTGTCAATTCTTCAATTTCTAGTAATTATCCATGTATCAGGAATAAATAATGTTGAAAATGTGACACAAAGCATTAACACTGTAGTTAATGTGTATTACTACCTTGTGGCATCTTAATTCATAAGATGCTGTATTTAATTTCTGTAGGACCTAATATTATATTCACCGAGATGAtttgtttgcatttttttcctttccttcgatttttttttgaacattTTCCTTCTCCTTGTAAATGCTTATTTTGATTGTATTTAATTTCTGTAGGACCTAATATTATATTCCTTGTTTGCATTGTAAATGCTTCTACCTTGATTAcaacttaaaatttatgaaattttagaGCAAGTGTGTCTTCTAGTTAATTGTATATTGCTGGATTCTTTTCTTGCAGATTCATGACGTCTTCTAATGAATTCTTGATGTGTATAATTACTCCAGTCAATTTTTTGCTTAACTATTTTTAGATTCTGCCATgcttaatttcttctttaacCTCTTACCGTAGTGAAgcagactattttttttttatagaacttTACTGTTGTTTTCTTGCCTGTACTAGGTGCTTCCTGTCATGATTGATGTTGGAACTAACAATGAGAAGTTACTCAAAGATCCCTTGTGTAAGTGTCTCTCTACTAGATCATTTTGAAGATCTTTTAGGACATCACAAGAAATAGCATCTTTATTTATAATAGAGCTGTTCACCTATTGTGACATTGTCCAACGTCGTATAGTCATCACAGTTATTAGTATTTGTTAGATATGTTTAATTTGTCTCAATGACAAGGGACACTTTGTGCTATTCTTTGCCAATAGATTTGGGATTACAAGAAAACCGTCTAGATGGTGATGAGTATATTGCAGTCATTGATGAATTCATGGAGGCAGTGTTTACTCGCTGGCCACATGTGATCGTGCAGGTAGCTTCAATTTTTATGTATAGTCTAGTCAGACATTGTTAGACAACGCCCCCCCTccttctccctccctccctcccttctatttttcactatttttgggAGTTACTAATGCCCTATGTTTATTCAGTTTGAAGATTTCCAAAGTAAGTGGGCATTCAAGTTGTTGCAGCGATATAGGAATACCTACAGAATGTTCAACGATGATGTCCAGGTAATTAAGTATCTGTATTTAATAACATAGCACCTTATTATTCTCCTGAAGTGTATTACAGG is a window encoding:
- the LOC133682432 gene encoding NAD-dependent malic enzyme 62 kDa isoform, mitochondrial-like — encoded protein: MSNFSNQIRASSSLIKRLKHRMTNPAALMQATRHFTTLEGHRPTIVHKRSLDILHDPWFNKGTAFSMTERDRLDLRGLLPPNVMTSEQQIQRFAADLKRLEVQARDGPSDPYALAKWRILNRLHDRNETMYYQVLIANIEEYAPIVYTPTVGLVCQNYSGLFRRPRGMYFSAEDRGEMMSMVYNWPAEQVDMIVVTDGSRILGLGDLGVQGIGIAIGKLDLYVAAAGINPQRVLPVMIDVGTNNEKLLKDPLYLGLQENRLDGDEYIAVIDEFMEAVFTRWPHVIVQFEDFQSKWAFKLLQRYRNTYRMFNDDVQGTAGVAIAGLLGAVRAQGRPMIDFPKQKIVVAGAGSAGIGVLNAARKTMARMLGNNESAFESAGRQFWVVDAKGLITEERENIDPEALPFARKVKEASRQGLREGASLAEVVREVKPDVLLGLSAVGGLFSKEVLEALKGSTSTRPAIFAMSNPTKNAECTPEEAFSIVGDNILFASGSPFQDVDLGNGHIGHCNQGNNMYLFPGIGLGTLLSGSRIISDGMLQAAAECLAEYMAEEEVLNGIIYPSTSRIRDITKEVAAAVVKEAIKEDLAEGYREMDARELQKLSQEEIVEYVKNNMWSPDYPTLVYKRD